The genomic window AATTCAGTATTGCTTGCAAGCTGATTAACTTGAAGTTGCGTGGTTTCGAAATCCCAAGTGCACTCCCACCAACTCTGATACGAAGTTTGAAATCTGTATCCAATGGTAAGTACTCTATTCCTATCTAGGCTAAGCGGTaagtcgataaaaaattttctatatttcacaaaaattgtaTATCTTCATCATGGTAATCAGTGGGAGATCACTGTATTCGAAATACACAAGCCACGAGGAGAAAAGTAACTGTATTTGTCACTTGCGTATGTTCTTTCACAATTGCTAAGTAAGAACATTTGCAAGTTGGGAATATTTCACAATGATTAATCGACGTTGGAGTTGAGCATACTGTGAACTACGACATAGACTAAATCTCTTGTAGCAATAAAAAGACAGGTATAATCTGCATGAAAATTCCTCCAAATGATAACTGCAAAGTTTTCTCTACGCACGTATCACATGCAGCTCGGTGACtgggtgaaattttcaaagcaaTTATTAACTCGATCTTAACTTATACACTAACAAATTATTTGCTCTCTTCCAACTATGCGTCATACTAAATGCTTTAATGATAATGTGCACTGCTTGGTAAAGATGGGAACGTCGTTAACCTATTGAATGGTGGTAACATGAATGGGATTACACCAGCACAGCCTATGGGAATGAATTTTGTGCCTGGAAGTATATCGCAGAATCTCGTAGGCTTAAATGGATCTGCTTCACAACCAATGCGGCCACTTCCACCCATGTCAATGTCAACGGGTAAGTTTATTGAGGTTTTAATCCATTAGTCTGGGCTACAATGTTTAGGCAATCAATTGAGCAAAATCTTTCCAAGATGTGAGAGGCGAGTCCCATTTtttgaagttgaaaatatCGAGATTTGTGTTGTCTGATTTGTGAATTAAGTTTTTTCATggttaaatacattttttattggtAACTTCAATGTGAGCCAAATAAAAATAGCAGGAAGTGTGTGAATTCTtctaaattcaataaaatatataatttccttatccatatttacaattttgtgcattgtttgttaaaaattacgtacgattttcaaattcaggagaaaattttcagtgtTTTTACACAGTTGAATATCATTTTGAGGCTGATATGGACTAATATGCCACACACGTCGTTCTCGAGTCAATTTACCTCACACACATCTGCACGACAAACAGAATCTCTGTTATAACGCAGCTTTTGCTGAGAATGTTAGAGCGAATGACTCTTAGAGTATTTATTAGAGTATTTAAACTAGACAACGAAACTTTAAAATCATCtgaaaattaacaatcaaCTTATATTAAACTGTACGCTCTGATCACAACAATTTAACCCCAAAATTGTTGTGTTCGAGTACCAGGCCTGATATCAAATTTGCATCAATATTCTGTTAGAGTTAGATATTAGTGCGAGAGGTTTTAGAAGTACTGTTACACTAATTAGCGGCACCTGtatgttatattatatgttaCACCTTGTAGCCTCACATCAGAATAAACAGTGCGTGGCTCCCAGTACACACATGGTTCATAATTACGCATCATCAAAGCCCCCTGCTCGACCTGCACCCCCCTCCATGGGTATGTTGTACGCCTGATTCCATTAAAGAATGTAGGAATGTGTTggtcaaaattcatcaacaTGAGTTGCCTGTACAATGCttgccaaaaattttcaaatacaatttttcatcattaatATGAACTTTGGAAAAGTTGGAAATAAGTATTCTTTCTTTTGTAGATTTCTTTTGGTCAACACTTGAGGTATCTTTCAGTACTTGACCTTCACATTTTCATATTCGCTGGGATTAACTCAACTAACAGAAATTCGTGTTTTATCATAATATAAAGTTTGTTGTAAAAAGTGTTTTGTACTGTccataaaattgtacaaaagaATTATGGTACATACTCTGAAAATTCCTTATGGAATAGCAGATAAAAATTAAAgctgcgacaaaaaaaaacttattgtTCAGCACAAAGTTTCAAAGTGTTCGTAAATCGatctgtaaaaataattaatgtttAATCTAGCATTTTTCACAAAACGATTGTCTtgcacatttttcaaattcccaTTTTATGCTATGTGTGTGTTATTAGTGTTTTGTCCTGTTATTTTCTGCAACTTGTTAATTACTTTTATTACACTTTCATAAACAGTAGGAACACTTCTTGATTTATCTTTCGATTCTTCACCACCAGTGGTACCCGTCAGATCtgcaaatttcatttcctcgGGTATGTTTCTTCGACAAATGCCTGCTTTGGATTTCATGATTTTGTTTGATTCATGTGTTTTTTCCTCAAAGTTTTTGCTTGCCAGGTAATGTCAATGTGTTTTTCCCTGGCTTGTCTGTGTTTccagtatttttttaaacatgcTCATTGCGTATTTGCATCCATTTACACTTGAAATAGCTCATTTGTGTTTCtttatatgaaattttcatactaCTTATTGATACTACCACAACTTGGTCACAGTACATCGATATTTTCAGACTTGCATATGctgtggaaaaataatttacaatcatATTCTCATATGCAATTATTCAATGTTTTATGTTGGCAcgcaatattgtaaaaatttgtaattgaacTGTATTGCAATGTGATGTGAACCTTCGAAGCTTTACTTTCAATGAGTTTTTACTTCACTAATGatcaaaatttcagaatatCTTTAAATACTTATTACGTATGAACTTCTATTTGTCTTTTCGTCTCATCTTTTTCATGTCCTTCTATCACGTTGTTTCTGCTGCACTAAGGAACCACTAACTCTGCTTCAGCTCCTGGTCCACCACAAAGACCTGCGCCACCGTCATCGATTGGTATGTCGGGAACTCATTTCGGGAATTATGTAaagaatatgtatattatatccCTACGTACATTTTGTTTAACGATTTTCTAATTACATTACGGACTGTATGTCTCAAACATCTGAAGATGGAAAcggaagaaattttcttttacagcAATAGCTCTTTTGTAAACTTTTAGTTGAGAAATTTTGTGTTAAATGCAATCATTTCAATATGGTAACTCTATTTTTGCCCATATATACCATAATTTTTCAGCTAGTGCTCCTTACATGGTGTAAAACTTGCTATTACATAAATTCAACAACTAGTTATAACAGCCAGTCAagagtattattatttttaaattgtaaatttcagtgaaattaTACATTTCATTAAGAGCCGTATCATTGAGtgatattattgtttttgtaaTCCAGTCATACGTCTGTTTACGGACACTCACAGATGCTATCACCAATGCGGACTACTAAAGATAAAATGCTAACATTGTGCTTTGCAACGCTTTTGTGATTAGTGCACCacacatacctatgtatatatgtggATATTTTTTGACCTCAGTGATCTGTGTGACGATGTTAAAACACCTGTACTTTCTGTCAAACCACCATTTactatttggaaattttttcacatgttacgaaattcgaaattattcaaatatgcAACGcactagaaaaatttcactttccaAAATTCGATTATTACTACgacaaataattgtaatatcaGTCAATATTTACAGGTACAGTACCATTGATTGGTGGCCCCCCACCAAAACCAGCCCCTCCATCATTTCCAAATAGTCCGGTCAACATGGGTATGTCACCAGTTAAAATGCAGCCGTCCGCGGGATCCATTATTCCTCCTATCCAACCAGTACAGCCTATGACTGCGTCTGCACCGATGGGTAAATATAATCGTGCATCTtatgaaatatgtaaaatcACTACAGTCCGGTTGATCAGCGTTATTTCGCTGGTGAACTTGAGCACAGCGTTCAGTCTACACACAGTTCTTATCCTCacaacatgttttttttattacagactTGTTCGAGTTTGATTTCTCTGAAGGTATTTAAACTAGATAgagaaattatacaatttctgCCTTGAAGATCCATTACTTTGTGTTACCaaaaacttgattttctcACATTAATTTCTTACAAATTTTAGCCAAATCATTGCTAATTCTACTATATTAGTTTTGCCATTGTTTAACTCACCAGTTTACATACCATCCCTTTGTAGCGAATTACGTGTactggaatttttttgaccAGCTTTCTGTAACTTTGACacttgaatgttttttttttatttcaaaatatcgTATATTGTTGAATAAATCAGTAAGTGTCACGCAGGTTTTGAGGATAAAATCCAACACCTTCATGCTATATTCATGTCATATTTTTACAACACaaatatcaaatttaaaaacccAGAATTAAGAACCATGAATTACGAATGCTTCTGTGAAATAGACTCAGCAGAAATTAAATACAAGCTCAATTGATAACTTATTAGACATTTGTTTCCcgttgacgaaaaaatttataaacacaATTTTCATTACGTGGAATGTTAAATATAATCAGTGAAATATGTTCACCCTGAGAAAGAGTTGGTATTTTTACGCAGCTTTATCAAAAGTCACCGTTTTCATTTGCAattttaataacttttttccaaTCATTGTCATCGTTTCTATGTATAATCCATATTACCAAATTCAAATTGAGTAAGTAATAACTGTATCAACACAGGTATGCCGTCCGTTGCGCCGATTGCACCTGTCAATATGAATCCTGCTCCAATTGCAGCTTTTGGAATGAGCAGTGTGATGGCAATACAACCGGCAATGATACCTCCTATGTCTGCCCCAACGATGGCACCTATTGCATCTGTTGCACCTATGGCTTCAGGTAAAGTACTGAAAtggttttttcattacaatcgGAACTAATTCCTCAATTTGGACAATGACCGAGTTGCCGCAATCCATTCAAGACCTATTTAAGTTCTCGCATTAATCATAGAAAGTGAAATTAAAGttcattttactttttaacAGGCATCCCAATATCCGCTCCAATCAGCAGCATTCCTTTAGCACCAGTGCATCAAATAATGGGGAATCCTGCAGTTGCCCCCATAGTCCCACCGTCGGTTAATGGAAATCCAACGCCTGTTTCTACAAATTCTCCACTCAGTACAACGGCTAGACCTCCAAGCATAGACAGAGTTGGTTCGCTTGATTCTCAGCATAGCCAGCATTCCGCAGGCTCGCCACAGGTCGAGTGGGCAGTACCTCATCAAACAAAATTGAAGTACACGCAACTATTCAACACTTGGGATCGTACCAGATCTGGATTCCTCTCGGGACCACAAGCTAGAAATATTATGGTTCAAACGCAGTTGCCTCAGGGCATCCTAGCCCAAGTATGGTAAGTGAAGATACTGTGATAATTAGAACACTCTAATCTCGATATTCATATCTGATATTTTCTGCTCAGGGCTTTGGCTGATATGGATGTTGATGGCCGATTGGGTTGCGACGAATTTGTCCTAGCCATGCACTTATGTGATATGGCTAAGgctggtgaaaaaattcccacAGTTTTACCAATTGAACTCATTCCTCCTACATTCAGACGTCAACGACAAGGTAGCGTTACGTCCCAGGGAACGTCGGAGAACATTGATCCATCTGCTGGCATGCCACAGGTTAGTTGACAATTTGCCATTTGTATTTACTTTAAACTCTAGGCTTATATAACTTGATATTCAGTTATCAGATACTGAGATTCAAAATCTAACGCAGTATAGCGCCGATGTCTTAGTTATTACCAAAATTAAACatctttgtgaaaaaaatgtgttttcgTAATTACAGACGTCTTTCGAaaacaagagaaaagaaaactttgaaaaggGGCAGGCTGAGTTAGAGCGTAGGCGCAAAGCACTTTTAGAGATACAACGAAAGGAACAAGAAGAACGTGATCGTAAGGAAAGAGAAGAGGCTGAAAAGCAAGAGAAAATAAGGTTTGATTGAAACAATAGCTTTATTATTGGCAATTGCAATTGAtgctatttttataatattttcacatagGTTGGAACAGGAAAGGAGACGACAggcagaaattgaaaaacaaatgcTTCGGCAGAAGGAAATTGAACAAGAGAAGGAAGAGCAAAGAAAACGGGCACAAGAGCAACGGGAGGCTGCAAGAAAGTAAGATATCGTTCTGATAACACTTGAGTTTATTCCTATTCTTTGCAACttattttctctaaattttgACCTGTTGAATCACAGAGAAATGGAGAGACAGCGACAATTAGAATGGGAGAAGCAAAAATCTCAAGAACTTCAGGCACAAAGGCAGAAGGAACAGGACGTACTTCTTAAACTCAAGGCCAAGAATCAAGGACTTGCTATCGAATTAGGAAGTCTGGTAAATTAGCAGCATTTGTTAATTGAAGTATAAAATTTACCGAACCAATCGTCAGTGTTACGGGTTACAAAAATAACTATCGTATTGCAgaatgaaaaagtgaaagagcTTTCACAGAAAATATGTGATACTCGCGTGGGAGTTTCTGGTGTGAAAACTACGATCGACGGTATGCGTTCAACGCGTGATTCTCAACTTCAAGAGATGTCAGcgctgaaaaataaattacggGAGCAAAATCAAAGACTGCTTTCGCTGAGTCAGGAAAAAGCAAGAATTGAAGCTAAGAATAAGTTGAACAATGCTCAAGATGTTGCTGGGCAGGAGGCAGTAAAGATGGCTTTTGCTAGTAAACAAATAACGTTGAAACAAATGAAAGATAAAATTGCGGACTTACAGCAACAGGTGCTACACCAATTTTATGAGATTAACACACaagtacgaaaaatttttgcgatgtGAAATTACATGACTATTTCTCGtggtttcatttattttcagatAAACGATAAGATGACAGATATTGAAAACAACAACAGCCAACTTGATGACATAAAGAAGCAAATGAAAAACCTTCTTACCGAATGTGCGCAGCTCTATAAATCATTTgaagacaaaaaaacaaaagttacCGATTTGCGAGCTGGCAGTGGCAATGCAGATTTTACCACTTCTGCCTGGGGAGATAGCGCCTGGGGTGATACTGGAACTGTAAATACAGACTCGTGGCCAGTGGACATTGCTTCAGTGACACATGCAACGATTACTGGAGATAATACTGGCGCTGTGAAATACAGAGCTTTATATGAATTTGTGGCAAGAAATCAAGACGAGATATCTTTCCAGCCCGGTGATATAATCCTAGTAAGTCGTCTCTGATTTAATACGAAAAcaggaatttaaatttcgcatttcgagtttttttcttacgattaataaataattaatggtTGATGTGGCTAAAAATTTAATCAGTTTAGGAAAAAGTGATGATCTTTGCATTTGATGTTGAGTTAAATTATATCAAGTCAGACAATATGTATTTACAGGTGCCACCAGTCCAAAATGCCGAGCCCGGCTGGATGGCTGGTGAAATACGTGGCCACACAGGTTGGTTTCCAGAATCTTATGTCGAACCAGTGGAAGTTGATGCTGTGATTACCAGTGGCAATGCTTTCATCCAACAAGACAGTGTTGAGAAGCGAACCTTGGAgtgagtttgaaaatatttactccGATTAACGTGAGATTAAAGGTTGAGGATAGAAAGTAGGGGTTAATAAaaagataatttttctctttgagaactgtacaattttttattttctgcaaGCTTGAAATGTATCTGTAGTGATGTTTCAAACCTTTAATTGAATTTGACATATCAACAGAGGTATTGCCGAAGTTCCTGAAAATGTATCGGACGCTGGCTCACTTGGTGGTGAAGGTCCAGCTGTCGAGGCAGTTATTCCAACTTTAGGCTTAGGCTCAGTTTGCAACTTGCAAGCTATTGCTTTGTACCAATATCGCCCGACAGTTCAGCAACATCTCTCTTTCAATAAAGGAGATACGATCAATGTCACAGAGCAGCAGGTTTGTGTTTtctgattgaaaatgaatacaCTCCTCACAACTgctgaattcaattttttttttaaggatgATTGGTGGTACGGTGAATTTAATGGTACAGAAGGTTGGTTCCCAAAGTCTTATATTAAAACAACCACACCTGTCCGAACTGAGGCATCATCGCCAACTGGTATTCCTACTGAATATTACATCGCGCTGTATCCATATGCTTCAAACGAAACTGGAGATCTAAGCTTTAATCAAGGCGAAGTGATGAtggtaacaaaaaaagaaggagaCTGGTGGACAGGCGTTATAGGAGATCGTACCggaatttttccatcaaattATGTTGAAAAGTGCGACAACCCCGATCAGGTATGATTCACTTGAATTTGTTACTATGTTCTATTTCATGACTTTTCTCGTTTATTCTGTTTAACtactaaattttcatttacataaTCACCCCGTttcgatttgaataaaacgagtttgtttttgtttaataGTTTGTAAAGTGAACATAATTTAAGCGAGTTTTTTGTCGTGAAACTGTTCAATAACTTTAGAATAGGGTTGATAATTGCGTGATTCTAACCACGTGTATATGATAGGTTGTCATTGTGCCTGATAATACTTCTGAAGTAGTATCAGCTGTTCCGGCCCCTGAATCGACTCCGGTACCAGATGtgcaagaaaaaatttcggaaCCACCTACTGCTGTTACTTCAGCTCAAGGAACACCGGTActgatttcataaaaatccTATTCACTGTTAACAGCTTAAAAGTATAACTGTAAAAGAAgtcaaaagtttaaaaattaagtGATAGCATTTGTGGCATATCTTATATCATCATTCCTTAATTTTATTCgtccataaaaaaaagtcagtttttcaaatgacaATTGAATGAAGTTGCAGAGTTTGAAAACTTCGTAGTTGTAACGTGTTTAGACAAATAACTCATAAAGCTTTTCATATTTGTTTCCAAGGATTCATGTATAAATTCAACTAATGCTATTATTGCTAGTAACTGGTATAATATCCCTGCTACATATGTTTTATACATTGTCcatgaaaacttttttaatccAAGGACATATGtagtgtatttttttaaatgctttCCATTTCTAACACCTTTCGTGAAACTCACTGTAAGCTAAAATTTGATGAAtagcatttttcttttattactaACACAGTACCCGAAAcctattgaaatttttataaaaataaaccacTTCGCGTATCATATGCATAAGCTACCATTGTTGAGTGCATGTGTGGGTTTAGCTACAGGAAAAAACGAAGGAACAGCTTGAAGACGAGAGAGCTGAGGCGGAAGACAGAGCAGAGTTACCAGATTTTGCTGCTATGTCGGCGCAACAGGTAATGTTGAATTCAGAATAAAGGTTCTAAAAATACTGTGATGGTTTCTTGAAGAATTTAATTAATGCCCTGAATTCAGGGATTTTCAGTGATTCCCTGCACAGACCAAATATAAAGATActtaacaaaatttcaagaacAACATAAAACAATGCACAAAAACAACACACGAATgggtatttttatttgttatcaaATGTTTTAATGTTAATACAATATTCGATCGATCAATCTTCTTACATTGAGCTAAATAATCCTCAATCGAGAAATTTATTCTACTCATTTGATAAACGACAGCTAGGTACACTAATGCTAATAATCATTACCACATACGATATACACGAAATAACATGTTTCATATCTTTTAAGACACAcatataactttttttttgtagaattaACATATGTTCCgttgttgtgttttttttgttatgtGTTGTATGATGGATTCGTGATACTTGTATACAGTCCGAGGACCTTGGGAGCGACACTGACTCTAAGGTACAATACTTACACTGCACATCATACctaatattttgtttcaatgaCAAGCATCAATTTGTATAGAGTTGACTACTAAATTTTACACCATATGCTTGCAGAATTTGAGGAATACGTATACGATTCAAGTTCATAGCCAGATTGCGAAGCAGCTAGCATATCTTTGgcgaatttttagaattttaacAATTCTCTCaatctctttatttttttatttgatactGAAAATCAGCCCTGTTGACGATTTATTACTTGCAAATGGATGGCTGTTAATCATACTCTAAACATTAATTGTATGCATGGATCAATGGTGAATGATTTCGAATTATTGCACTTGCACATTGACACGCTACATTCCACATAATAATGTATCTTAACACAcaatttggaaaaaagtttcgattGAAGTTCCAGTGTAACATGAATGTTTCGAAACCGGGTTTTACGAAGTACAATTAATAAATCACTCGGAGCATATTCACACcaatatatttacacatgtctatgcaaatattttcaacattcacatgaataatacaatttcagggcaaaataatttattcgtttcCCCTTTCATACATGCAACAGGTGTTATGAAGTGAAAATGTTTCACTAAGTGTTTCTTTGATATGAACTTTGATATTATGTGTTATTTAAAATGGATGTTTCGTCCCAAGAATGCCAGGCTACAGCCACTACAGGAAAAACTACATACGTAGAAttgtgaataattaattattttatttgctaaagagtgaaattattttaaatactAGACGTCAAGTAAGAATTATATGAGAATTCATATTCAcgagtatttatttatttttttttttcttgatataACTGCAATGGATTTCTCTTGATAAGCTCAAACCAGAACTTTTCTGAATTTATGGAAAATAAGGTCACTAAATTACCGATATtctcaaaacaaaattttttactaacAACTTATCGATTTGCAACAATAATTCTTGTGGTGGCCTGATGAAGTACTAATATGTATGGCTGTGCTTGCTTCTTTTggatgctgctgctgatgcttAGCCATCCACGCCGCAGTACCCCAAGGTATTTTGGTCCATCCACCATTGTTCCTATCCACATGGTTTGCTTATTTTATATCTTTGCAATGATCGTTTGCCTTATCCAAATATTCTTCACTTGCTTTtgccaattatttttcacaaaccTATGTATTTTGCATTAGTTGATGTCACCGtaaatttactattttttgtAATGTATGATTGGTCATTAtcagaataattttaattgtttattgaACGTAGTGAAATTTTTGGTAAGTATGTtctataaattaaatttcattcttatttttattgttacgAATGACAATTTGGCGATTTCGTTTATGACACTGCAAGTTGATCTCACAAGATTCAATATTGTTTGATACTCTTCACTACCTTAATATGCAGGCATCTCTTCAGTTTTGTTCTATGAAGTTCTTAAGTCTTGTTGTCAAACATTGAAAATCACCACATCAGGATGAAACTTAATTTCAAGCACCTGAGGTCGATATTTTTCTAGCAATATCCGCACGATTCATGCTTTCTAATACTGTATGAAACACCCATACTTTAAGCTGAATCAAAGTAACGTTTAATTGTCTTCAGGCAAGAGGtaaaaaacctgaaattgGACAAGTCATCGCTCCATACCACGCGACTAGTCCGGAGCAATTGAATCTCCATAGAGGACAACTCATCATGATCAGGAAAAAGACGGAAACTGGTTGGTGGGAAGGAGAGTTACAGGTAAAAGTTTTACTAAATTATTAGTTATAATACGAAATAGAAGGTGTtcctcaaaatttttacaaattcatgTTATCTGACAAATAGTCTAATTTCTCATATTTATATTTGCCCCAGGCTCGTGGCCAAAAACGACAAATCGGTTGGTTTCCTGCATCTTATGTCAAGTTATTGGGAAGTAACAGTAATCGCAGCACACCAGTTTCCCATAGATATCAAGACTCGCCCACTGATCCCAATGTTGGTAAGTGTACTACTCTTATCATCTGATGGACGGAAAGCAAACAGTACTTTTCTGAATGTCATTCTAAAAGTataatgaatttcattatGCCAGAGGATTTAGTAGTAGTAAAATACGACGAATTTTGCATAGTGACTGGTGCTTGGCGGTAAACTATGGATTCATAATTTGAAATAGGTGTTTGTGCAGCTTGAAGTGCCTTACGAACTTATTGTTTTTATGTTTCTAGAGCGGGTGATGGCTTTATACCCATATCAAGCGCTAAATGAGGATGAGTTGAATTTCGAGAAAGGAGACGTTATAACTGTTCTTGCTAAAGAGGATGCCTCGTGGTGGAGGGGCGAGATGAACGGAGTATCAGGAGTATTTCCTAGCAACTATGTTTCTCCGATGTGTAAGTAAATTTATCCTCGATATTGACGACAGTTCATTTATAGCATGTGTTACACTTTCCTCTTGTAACCGGCGTCAACTTTTACATTCACTTGTGTACAAATTTGTACATTTGTAATACCATAGATCTGTAAATCGTATTTAGGAACGTATATTGTAGGTAGTTGCTGCTCTGACATGCATTTTCTCTAATATGACCTATAACAAACCTATGATTAGCATACTTTTCAACTGCAGTAAAGCACGTTCCTCACACTCTCTATTGTtgaaatatatgaatataagTTTCCTGGAAACGCATCCTTTTCTTCGTGTCACGACCTCACGACCTTATTCAATTAGATGCTCGATAATTGAATGATTATGTAAAACTTGGACACACTACTCTTTCACAGTTTTTATGTATCTGAATCAATGTTGCATTTTGAGGTTCTACAATAAATGAGAAACTTGTTatacagtgaaaaaaaattttagatttaCCAAATCATTGACATCAGTGATATATTTAACTTAAGAACAGAAACCGGAAATGTATATGAAAGAATATGGCTTACGTATATCTGTTTTGTAGGAACGGCTGGTGCATACTGTCTCCAACCATCGTTGATCAATCGCTAGTGTATGTCTGCTAAACGCTCGGCAGGGACCCACTGCGGCACC from Neodiprion lecontei isolate iyNeoLeco1 chromosome 1, iyNeoLeco1.1, whole genome shotgun sequence includes these protein-coding regions:
- the LOC107227640 gene encoding intersectin-1 isoform X17, with translation MLLVHHKDLRHRHRLSIFTGTVPLIGGPPPKPAPPSFPNSPVNMGMSPVKMQPSAGSIIPPIQPVQPMTASAPMDLFEFDFSEGMPSVAPIAPVNMNPAPIAAFGMSSVMAIQPAMIPPMSAPTMAPIASVAPMASGIPISAPISSIPLAPVHQIMGNPAVAPIVPPSVNGNPTPVSTNSPLSTTARPPSIDRVGSLDSQHSQHSAGSPQVEWAVPHQTKLKYTQLFNTWDRTRSGFLSGPQARNIMVQTQLPQGILAQVWALADMDVDGRLGCDEFVLAMHLCDMAKAGEKIPTVLPIELIPPTFRRQRQGSVTSQGTSENIDPSAGMPQTSFENKRKENFEKGQAELERRRKALLEIQRKEQEERDRKEREEAEKQEKIRLEQERRRQAEIEKQMLRQKEIEQEKEEQRKRAQEQREAARKEMERQRQLEWEKQKSQELQAQRQKEQDVLLKLKAKNQGLAIELGSLNEKVKELSQKICDTRVGVSGVKTTIDGMRSTRDSQLQEMSALKNKLREQNQRLLSLSQEKARIEAKNKLNNAQDVAGQEAVKMAFASKQITLKQMKDKIADLQQQINDKMTDIENNNSQLDDIKKQMKNLLTECAQLYKSFEDKKTKVTDLRAGSGNADFTTSAWGDSAWGDTGTVNTDSWPVDIASVTHATITGDNTGAVKYRALYEFVARNQDEISFQPGDIILVPPVQNAEPGWMAGEIRGHTGWFPESYVEPVEVDAVITSGNAFIQQDSVEKRTLEGIAEVPENVSDAGSLGGEGPAVEAVIPTLGLGSVCNLQAIALYQYRPTVQQHLSFNKGDTINVTEQQDDWWYGEFNGTEGWFPKSYIKTTTPVRTEASSPTGIPTEYYIALYPYASNETGDLSFNQGEVMMVTKKEGDWWTGVIGDRTGIFPSNYVEKCDNPDQVVIVPDNTSEVVSAVPAPESTPVPDVQEKISEPPTAVTSAQGTPLQEKTKEQLEDERAEAEDRAELPDFAAMSAQQSEDLGSDTDSKPSTPQYPKARGKKPEIGQVIAPYHATSPEQLNLHRGQLIMIRKKTETGWWEGELQARGQKRQIGWFPASYVKLLGSNSNRSTPVSHRYQDSPTDPNVERVMALYPYQALNEDELNFEKGDVITVLAKEDASWWRGEMNGVSGVFPSNYVSPMSSDLIRDVMFGLLNDTERKRQEHIKELIATEQAYIEDMTLVHEVFEKPLLQSMVLTVNEVDKIFVNWRDIIVCNDNFLRTLRIRRDNSDGGVIRMIGDILCENIPRMSAYVRFCSCQLSAATYLQQLTEKSPEFVQVAAMCQQDPRTKGMPLSSFLIKPMQRITKYPLIINKILEYTPVLHPDRQYLLEALARAEEFCTQVNEGVREKENSDRLEWLQQHVTCDGLEEQLIFNSLTNSLGPRKFLHHGILHKAKSGKELVGFLMNDFILFAQPTKSLPSGQQFSFERNANQKFKLYRKPTFLNELVILTVPELNGNDTSDHSRTIRLWDSKKTITLLAPSASECSLWLKRITEASRVYLENEKTQLQRQRSKQAQFAACGRILVTVLEGSSIKALSVRRRPPKGRLRLVVREAEDLCPTKPGKYNTFCKVSMGSQEERTQVVSGTNCPLWDKSMQFQVKDLHADTLCITVFDKGYYSPDEFRGRAEVRVSDIMRDSIDSCGPIQKRIKLHEVESGEVVLKLDLRLFNRLA